The Synergistaceae bacterium genomic interval CATGCGTTCGGCGGCCAAGGTGAACCACGATGTCCAGACGGGCGGAACGCTGCTGAACCTGAGGTTGAACAAGGAGATAGTCTCCACGCCCAGGGGTCTGCGAAACCTCGGCGCTATGATACGGGCCTACTTTTCGCTCGGGGCCTTCCACGTCCAGTTCAACACCATATCCACGGAGCAGCTGCGCGCGGCGCAGGCCAGGCCGGAGGAGTACCGGGATCTCCTGGTTCGGGTGGCCGGGTACAGCACCCAGTTCGTGAACCTCTCGCGCGAGATGCAGGAGGCGATCATCGCAAGGACGGAACATGCGGTCATCTGAGTCGGTCACGGAGGGGGAGAGAATCTGTGTCTCCCGGGTTCAGCACTTCTGCGTCAACGACGGGGAGGGCATCCGGAGCGTCGTTTTTCTCTCCGGGTGCCCCCTCCGGTGCCGATGGTGCTGCAATCCGGAGACCTGGACCGCCGAGCCCAGGAGCGGGCGGCTGCCCGGCGGGAAGGAGGAGACCTTCGGGCGGTTCATGACAGTCGCCGAGGTGATGAGGGAGATCTCCCGCCACGTGATCTTCTACCGGGAGTCGGGCGGCGGGGTCACCTGGTCGGGAGGCGAGCCCTTCTTCCTTCCGCGCAACCTGCGGGCTCTCGCGCGAGCATGCGCCGACGGCGGCTTCTCGCAGGCCGTAGAGACGTCGTGTCAATTCGACTGGGATGAATGCGCGGACATCGTCGGCCTGATCGACCTCGTCTTCGCCGACATCAAGCACATGGAGAGCGCCGTTCACGAGCGCTTCACCGGGGTGGGCAACGAGCGCATCCTGGCCAACTTGGAGCGGCTCGGAGGAACAGGCGTCGACACGGTGATCCGTGTTCCGCTGATATCCGGCGTGAACGACGACGACGGGAATATGGCCTCGACGGCCCGGTTCGTGCGGGAGCATTTCCGGCGGCCGAAGATGGAGCTGCTGCCCTATCACGACTTCGGAAGGACGAAGTACCAGGTGCTGGGCATGATGGAGTATTGGACCGAGTTCGAGACCCCGTCGAAGGAGCGGGTCGACCGCATCGAGGAGCTGATCCGTTCCGAGGGAGTGGAGACTGTCAGCTACAGGTAGACAAAGAGCCTGTGTGCGCCTTGGTTCATCTCCGCGCCAGCTGCATCGCGTCGAGGAACATCTCCTGGAAGCCCGACCAGGTCTCGAGGCGCACGTGCCTCGCCCTGCGGGCCATTTTCTCGACCCTGCCGAGCCCCTCCTCTCCGTCTCGCAGAATACGCAGTGCGCCCAGCCCCGCGCCGTTGCCTACCGAGCGGACTTTGCCGCGCAGCGATCCGGGTAGCAGCCCGGTCTCCATCAGCGAATCGTGACTGATCGCGCTGCCGAACGCGCCGGCCAGCACGCATTCGTCCACGTCGTCCGCGGCGAGCCCGCAAATTGCCAGCAGAACGTCAATTCCTGCCTGCACCGCTCCCTTGGCGAGCTGGAACTTCCTGACGTCGCTCTGCCAAACCGCGACTTCTCCTGCGGCCGACTCGCACAGGATGAACCTTCTATCCGGGCCCGATCCCTCGACCCGCTCCGCCAGGAAGGAGGGCGCGCTCCCGCTCAACGCCCCGTCCTCCGTCAGAACCCCCTCGCGCAGCAGCAGCGCCACGACGTCCACCAGCCCGCTGCCGCAGAGCCCGCGCGCCGGTCCGCCCCCCACGGTGCGGCAGTAGAGCGAGCCCCCGTCCGCGACCACCGAACTCACCGCACCCGTCACGGCGGGCATCCCGCACCTTATCCCGACAGCCTCGAACGCCGGTCCTGCGGCGGTCGAGCAGACAGTCGTCTCCCCTCGGTGCAGAAGCGCGATCTCGCCGTTCGTCCCCAGGTCCATCACTAGGCGCGTCATTTGCTCCTCTCCGTGCGAGGCTGCCTCCTCAATCACCTCGTAGAGCAGGGCCGCCGTGTCCCCTCCGACGAAGGCGTCCATCAGAGGCAGGGCGTGGACGGGAGTTTCTTCGGGCAGGGGGGTCAGCCCCAGCTCCCCCGCGCGGCGCGGCTCGAAACTCCTGGCCGGCAGGGCGAAGGGCGCGACTCCGAGCGACTCGGGCGAGATACCCATGAAGATCAGCTCCATGACGCTGTTCCCGGCGGCGATCATACTGCCGCAGCCGCCAATGTCCAGACCCGCCTCCTCGGCCAGTCCGGAGACCAGCCGAGCGACGGCCCCCCTGACCGAGCGGGCCATATCCTCCAGGGCCTCAGTCCCCTTGGAGGCCCGCACCACTCTGGAGATCACGTCCGAGCCCCAAGCGGCCTGGGGGTTCCGCGCGGACGCCGAGCCTACCAGGGTCCCGGAGCCGTCCGCAAGGTAGCAGGCCAGGGTCGTGGTGCCTATGTCGCACGCGACGCCGAAGCGACCCTGCCCGGCATAGCCGGCGGCATGTGTATTGCCGCCCTCGGACGGCCTTTGTTCTACCTTCATTCGCAACCCCTCCGCGAACCGGGCGAAAACGCGCCGCGTATCGTGCGCCATGCGCCCTTGGATGGTATGATTCTACCAAACCGGAAAGCTTAACTGGAAAGGGTGTGTTCTGTTTATGAGACGTTTCATGCTGTCATGCCTCGTCGTCGCCTCGCTGCTGTTCGGCATTCCCTGCGCCGAGGCGGTCAAACTGGAGGTGGTCGTGCCGTCGGAGGGCTCACGTCTCCTCGCCTCCACCCGCGACTTCTACGCCATAGTCGCCATCGACCGGGAGGGCAAGAACCCCGAACAGGAGCGCTTCAACGTCCACTTCGAGCTCTACCGCGACGGAGATCTGGACGCCGTCCGCACGGTCTCCAGCATCGTGGACAACATCACCGGCCTGACCCCGCTGAACGCCGTCAAGCTGGACTACGAGCACGGACAGACCCCTGGCGAGGTGATCAACATACTCTCCGCCCCGCCGCCCGACCTCGTGTTCGACCCGTCTCGACCGGCCTCTTTCTACGATGCGACTGTGAAGGCCGTGGTCACCCGCCACTATGCGGCAGCCCTGATACAGGGCGGGAACACGAAGGAATTCGACACCAACTACCCGACCATATACACCCGCGATCTGGAGGAAGGCGCCTACACGCTCAAGGTCAAGGCCGTCGGAGAGGCGGGGGCAGAGCTTCACTCCGTCACGGTCCCGCTGACGTTCGGCACCGTTCCCGACAAGATCATCTCGCGCTTCTCACCGCCGGCGCACGTGGAGAACGTCGAGGCCTTCGCGCAGGTCAACAACTCGCACATCTACTCGGACCCCTTCCCTGGCTACTGGGACGCCTCCACCCTTCCGCACGGCGGAGGGCCGAGCGACCTCTTCTACGAGATAAACCGCCGCTGGCGCCCCAACGACCTGCTGGAGTACATGGGGGGAACCATCCGCGCCGTCCTCTACAACGTCGCCGAGACATCGGCCACCAACAAGGTCGAGCTCGGAGGGCTGGCGTACAACAGGAGGTTGAACTCCCAGTCCATCCACTGGTACATGTACGACACAGGAGAGGTAGTCATCAACTACAACGCCGGTGGCTCCCAGACGGCGGTTCAAGCGGGCAAGATAGTGCCCTTCCCGGAGGGCAGGAAGCTGGCCATGGTTCGCGCCGAGGTCAGGGGAGACGGAGTGGATCGTCCGGAGCCCTCGGACAACGTCTACTACCCCGAGCTGGCCGACAAGACGGTCGACTGGAACGTGGAGGACGGGGTAGTGGTCAAGGCCAAGCAGATGCTCAGCCTGTTCGGGGTCGTGAAGCCGCTCCAGCCCTCTCTGGAGGACGTAGTTCGCGAGGGCGACGGCACTTACACCATGAGGAACAGGATCGAGATGGTCCGGTACGTGATGAAGGACGAGGCGACCGAGAAGGCCGTGTTCGAGGAGAAGTGGGTGGAGCTCGTCCGCCCGGAGACGACCTCCCGGCCGTCGATCTACGAGTTCCGCCACGACCTCCTCATCCCGGATGACTTCGACAAGCCCTGGACGGTTGAATTGCGGGCCTTCGACTCCCATGGAATGGCCGTCCCCGGCACGGACCTGAGCTTCGTCATCACCCCGCGCCCCGCGGGAGGTGGTGGCGGAGGCGGTGGTTGCGACACCGGCGCCGCGCCTTTCGCAGTGCTGTTGCTGATCCCCCTGCTTTACGCCGCATCAAGACGCGGGGCCGCCTAGAAGGCGCATCCTTTCAACAAACGGGCCGGGGGGTCGACTCCCGGCCCTTGTCGATGGAGGAGGAAGCAGATGCTTATGAAGCGCGAGCGAGAACTGGTGGTGGAGTACTGCCGCAAGCTGAGCGAGCACCGATTGACCAGGGGGACCGGCGGCAACATCAGCATATTGGACGGGGAGAGAAGGCTCTTCGCCATAAGCCCCAGCGGCATGGACTACTTCGAGATGGGGCCGGAGGATGTCGTGGTTCTGGACATCGACGGTGCCAGGGTGGACGGCGACAGAAAACCGTCGTCGGAGACCGAGATGCACCGTCTGCTGTACCAGGGCAGGCGGGACATAAGCGCCGTGGTGCACACTCACTCAACCTTCGCCGCCACGATGGCGTGCCTGGGGCATGACCTGCCCGCCGTCCACTACCTGGTAGGCTACGCCGGGGGCGACAGCGTCCGCTGCACCCCGTACGCCCCCTTCGGCTCCAGGGAGCTGGCGGAGATCGCGCGCGACGGCATGGATGGGCGATACGCCGTCCTGCTCGGCAACCACGGCCTGCTGGCCGCCGGCCCGGACATACAGTACGCCTTCGACGCCGCCGAGGAGATAGAGTTCGTCTGCGAGCTATACTGGCGGGCGAAGAGCATAGGCGACCCGGCGATCCTCGACGGGGATCAGATGAAAGAGGTCTTAGCAAAATTCGCGACCTACGGACAGAGGGGGCAAGACTAGCGGCGGCTGGAAACGCGAGATCCCTCCGTCGCTGCGCGCCGTTCGGGATGACAAGAATCGGTGCGGCCATAGGGTTCGCGTTAGTGTCATCCCGAGCGCAGCGAGGGATCTCAACGCAGCAGCGCCTTGAACCAGGATTCCTCCTCGTTTCGCGACGCTCGGGATGACGGATATGGCAAGACTGCCTCTCTTCTCTCTCTTGAAATCCCTCTTGAACTGCCTTGTCCACTCAATCGTCCGCATTAAGCGCGTTCATCAATTCTTTAACAGTCTTAACTCTGGGCAGGGTGCCGGACCTTGCCTCCCGAATCGCCGCTAATGTTGTCTCGTTGGGGACAAGCGGCTCGAACGGCAAGGCCTTCTCTGCGGCCACTCTGACCAGCATCAGGCGAACCGCGTCCGAGACTGTAAGACCCATCGAGGCGAGTACGATAGAGGCTTCCTTTTTCACTTCAGGATCTATGCGAGCCTGAACCAAACTGTTCGCAGCCATTCTGACCCCTCCTCACTCAATGTGAATGACATTGTAATTCAGCGAAAAGCTTTTGACAAGGGGTTTTCAGTCGGCCAAACCGCCGGACCGGGCAGCTCTCCGCTGCCTATTACAGTTACCTCCGCCACTTCGCCATGATGAACTCCGGCTGCTGTATGATGCGCATTCCTCTCCTCATAAAGGTGCGTTTTCGAGGCAATATGCTATACTTTTCCTATATCCAGAAGATTGCCCTTGATTGACGGAGGTGCCATGGAGTCTTTCGATGTCGTGATCACGGGAGCGGGCCCGGCCGGGCTGAAGTGCGCGGAGACGCTCGGCGGCAGCGGGCTTGACGTTCTAGTGCTGGAGAGGGAGGATGTTCTCGGTCGCAAGGTCTGTGCGGGCGGGCTCACCTTGAGGTGTCTGAATTACCTGGAGCCGCCGGAGTCGCTTTTGGAGCGGTCCTTCGACT includes:
- a CDS encoding glycyl-radical enzyme activating protein — encoded protein: MRSSESVTEGERICVSRVQHFCVNDGEGIRSVVFLSGCPLRCRWCCNPETWTAEPRSGRLPGGKEETFGRFMTVAEVMREISRHVIFYRESGGGVTWSGGEPFFLPRNLRALARACADGGFSQAVETSCQFDWDECADIVGLIDLVFADIKHMESAVHERFTGVGNERILANLERLGGTGVDTVIRVPLISGVNDDDGNMASTARFVREHFRRPKMELLPYHDFGRTKYQVLGMMEYWTEFETPSKERVDRIEELIRSEGVETVSYR
- a CDS encoding ATP-binding protein, with product MKVEQRPSEGGNTHAAGYAGQGRFGVACDIGTTTLACYLADGSGTLVGSASARNPQAAWGSDVISRVVRASKGTEALEDMARSVRGAVARLVSGLAEEAGLDIGGCGSMIAAGNSVMELIFMGISPESLGVAPFALPARSFEPRRAGELGLTPLPEETPVHALPLMDAFVGGDTAALLYEVIEEAASHGEEQMTRLVMDLGTNGEIALLHRGETTVCSTAAGPAFEAVGIRCGMPAVTGAVSSVVADGGSLYCRTVGGGPARGLCGSGLVDVVALLLREGVLTEDGALSGSAPSFLAERVEGSGPDRRFILCESAAGEVAVWQSDVRKFQLAKGAVQAGIDVLLAICGLAADDVDECVLAGAFGSAISHDSLMETGLLPGSLRGKVRSVGNGAGLGALRILRDGEEGLGRVEKMARRARHVRLETWSGFQEMFLDAMQLARR
- a CDS encoding SYNERG-CTERM sorting domain-containing protein yields the protein MRRFMLSCLVVASLLFGIPCAEAVKLEVVVPSEGSRLLASTRDFYAIVAIDREGKNPEQERFNVHFELYRDGDLDAVRTVSSIVDNITGLTPLNAVKLDYEHGQTPGEVINILSAPPPDLVFDPSRPASFYDATVKAVVTRHYAAALIQGGNTKEFDTNYPTIYTRDLEEGAYTLKVKAVGEAGAELHSVTVPLTFGTVPDKIISRFSPPAHVENVEAFAQVNNSHIYSDPFPGYWDASTLPHGGGPSDLFYEINRRWRPNDLLEYMGGTIRAVLYNVAETSATNKVELGGLAYNRRLNSQSIHWYMYDTGEVVINYNAGGSQTAVQAGKIVPFPEGRKLAMVRAEVRGDGVDRPEPSDNVYYPELADKTVDWNVEDGVVVKAKQMLSLFGVVKPLQPSLEDVVREGDGTYTMRNRIEMVRYVMKDEATEKAVFEEKWVELVRPETTSRPSIYEFRHDLLIPDDFDKPWTVELRAFDSHGMAVPGTDLSFVITPRPAGGGGGGGGCDTGAAPFAVLLLIPLLYAASRRGAA
- a CDS encoding L-fuculose-phosphate aldolase, giving the protein MLMKRERELVVEYCRKLSEHRLTRGTGGNISILDGERRLFAISPSGMDYFEMGPEDVVVLDIDGARVDGDRKPSSETEMHRLLYQGRRDISAVVHTHSTFAATMACLGHDLPAVHYLVGYAGGDSVRCTPYAPFGSRELAEIARDGMDGRYAVLLGNHGLLAAGPDIQYAFDAAEEIEFVCELYWRAKSIGDPAILDGDQMKEVLAKFATYGQRGQD
- a CDS encoding type II toxin-antitoxin system RelB/DinJ family antitoxin; protein product: MAANSLVQARIDPEVKKEASIVLASMGLTVSDAVRLMLVRVAAEKALPFEPLVPNETTLAAIREARSGTLPRVKTVKELMNALNADD